A genomic region of Microlunatus sagamiharensis contains the following coding sequences:
- a CDS encoding PPC domain-containing protein, whose translation MSKRIVRRVLVPVLGGLLVVGAAFSGPTASQAAPPTASRAEQLRAAQDAALQAGLQVAPKGLPSARRSATLDPDPALSTLPSLRRADYSGWRTRDAAQAEARAGSRAQARVGRTGRASAKVLDHPETEPASRPGSNDTRATAEKVGAFGTGKGDRAAVAITGAISGYEVAARALPAVQEDDGQLSLATPTGIRGTGRVRGTGVLGDGPHGTEPGADGNNDYDFYSLAASAGERITISTAGSEVDTVVALYDPYGTVLAVNDEAVAGTTDSLLTYAVTKPGTYYALVAGFAPSGGLPPDPEDSGSGFGDASTGRYALDISAVKLDTDYYRLDLAAGDVIGATATSGATTLRVVRPDGTAMVGASGSDLSGLYPEESPLPRGGNVSIAYVAERAGAYALQVDGPPGTYAVRVEAYRPGTEGRGATRTQTILLDLDGGTVDTTDLGGPGERRLSPLRDFLPAWGLKASQEKALRDRVVAAMKVNLRRDLAARGLNKRLAVDVTTKATGSTAWGRPDVSRVVIGGTTAEAGIDTIGISSTIDPGNYSHTDTALVLLDTLASPDTDNEASLNHYLRPGSDRLDFVAQAIANVASHEVGHYVGNFHTDGQDSTHTLMDEGGSNFGANLYGVGRDGVGGTRDDEDVRFRTDAYSRLETYSGQENTLNVSAWAFVRPQG comes from the coding sequence GTGTCGAAGCGGATCGTCCGACGTGTCCTGGTACCGGTCCTCGGGGGGCTCCTGGTGGTCGGGGCGGCCTTCTCGGGGCCGACGGCGAGCCAGGCGGCACCGCCGACCGCGTCGCGGGCGGAGCAGCTGCGGGCGGCCCAGGACGCGGCCCTGCAGGCGGGGCTCCAGGTGGCCCCCAAGGGTCTGCCCTCGGCCCGGCGCAGCGCCACGCTCGACCCCGACCCCGCGCTCTCGACCCTGCCCTCGCTGCGGCGCGCCGACTACAGCGGCTGGCGCACGCGCGACGCCGCCCAGGCGGAGGCGCGCGCCGGGAGCCGGGCGCAAGCCCGGGTGGGCCGCACCGGCCGGGCGAGCGCGAAGGTCCTCGACCACCCCGAGACCGAGCCGGCCTCGCGGCCCGGCTCGAACGACACCCGGGCGACGGCGGAGAAGGTGGGTGCCTTCGGCACGGGCAAGGGCGACCGTGCCGCGGTGGCCATCACGGGGGCGATCTCCGGCTACGAGGTGGCGGCTCGCGCCCTGCCCGCGGTGCAGGAGGACGACGGCCAGCTCAGCCTCGCCACGCCGACCGGCATCCGCGGGACCGGCCGCGTCCGGGGCACGGGGGTGCTCGGCGACGGCCCGCACGGCACCGAGCCGGGGGCCGACGGCAACAACGACTACGACTTCTACTCGCTCGCGGCCTCTGCGGGCGAGCGGATCACCATCAGCACGGCCGGCAGCGAGGTCGACACGGTCGTCGCCCTCTACGACCCCTACGGCACCGTCCTGGCCGTGAACGACGAGGCCGTGGCGGGCACGACCGACAGCCTCCTCACCTACGCCGTCACCAAGCCGGGCACCTACTACGCGCTGGTCGCCGGCTTCGCCCCCTCGGGCGGGCTGCCGCCCGACCCGGAGGACTCCGGCAGCGGCTTCGGTGACGCCAGCACCGGGCGCTACGCGCTCGACATCAGCGCGGTGAAGTTGGACACCGACTACTACCGGCTGGACCTGGCCGCCGGGGACGTGATCGGGGCGACGGCCACCAGCGGAGCCACGACGCTGCGCGTCGTCCGGCCCGACGGCACGGCGATGGTCGGGGCGAGCGGGTCGGACCTCTCCGGCCTCTACCCGGAGGAGTCGCCGCTGCCGCGCGGCGGGAACGTCTCGATCGCCTACGTCGCCGAGCGGGCGGGCGCGTACGCGCTCCAGGTCGACGGGCCGCCCGGGACGTACGCCGTCCGCGTGGAGGCCTACCGCCCGGGCACCGAGGGCCGCGGCGCCACGCGGACGCAGACGATCCTGCTCGACCTCGACGGCGGCACGGTCGACACCACCGACCTGGGCGGCCCGGGGGAGCGGAGGCTCTCCCCGCTGCGCGACTTCCTCCCGGCCTGGGGCCTGAAGGCGTCGCAGGAGAAGGCGCTGCGGGACCGGGTCGTCGCGGCGATGAAGGTGAACCTGCGCCGCGACCTGGCCGCCCGGGGCCTCAACAAGCGCCTCGCCGTCGACGTCACGACCAAGGCGACCGGGTCGACGGCCTGGGGCCGCCCGGACGTGTCGCGGGTCGTCATCGGTGGCACGACCGCCGAGGCCGGCATCGACACGATCGGCATCTCCTCGACGATCGACCCCGGCAACTACAGCCACACCGACACCGCGCTCGTGCTGCTGGACACCCTCGCCAGCCCGGACACCGACAACGAGGCCTCGCTGAACCACTACCTGCGCCCCGGCAGCGACCGGCTCGACTTCGTCGCGCAGGCGATCGCCAACGTGGCCTCGCACGAGGTCGGGCACTACGTCGGCAACTTCCACACCGACGGCCAGGACTCCACGCACACGCTGATGGACGAGGGCGGGTCGAACTTCGGCGCCAACCTCTACGGCGTCGGCCGCGACGGCGTGGGCGGCACGAGGGACGACGAGGACGTCCGGTTCCGCACCGACGCCTACTCCCGGCTGGAGACCTACTCCGGGCAGGAGAACACGCTGAACGTCTCCGCGTGGGCGTTCGTGCGGCCGCAGGGCTGA
- a CDS encoding DNA-directed RNA polymerase subunit beta': MLDVNFFDEIRIGLATADEIRQWSHGEVKKPETINYRTLKPERDGLFCEKIFGPTRDWECYCGKYKRVRFKGIICERCGVEVTRSKVRRERMGHIELAAPVTHIWYFKGVPSRLGYLLDIAPKDLEKVIYFAAYMITSVDDEARHRDLSSLEARIDVERKQLEGRRDSDIENRMKKLEEDTAALEAEGAKSDAKRKVREGAEREVKQLRDRAQRELDRLDAVWSRFKNLKVQDLEGDEILYREMKNRFGKYFAGSMGADAIQKRLDTFDLEAEATELKDTIVTGKGQRKTRALKRLKVVSAFLSTKNSPTCMVLDAVPVIPPDLRPMVQLDGGRFATSDLNDLYRRVINRNNRLKRLLDLGAPEIIVNNEKRMLQEAVDSLFDNGRRGRPVTGPGNRPLKSISDMLKGKQGRFRQNLLGKRVDYSGRSVIVVGPQLKLHQCGLPKAMALELFKPFVMKRLDDLNHAQNIKSAKRMVERQRPVVWDVLEEVITEHPVLLNRAPTLHRLGIQAFEPQLIEGKAIQIHPLVCTAFNADFDGDQMAVHLPLSAEAQAEARILMLSTNNILKPADGRPVTMPTQDMIIGMYYLTMQNDGVAGEGRAFGSVSEALMAFDRGELSVQAKIKLRLEGIRPPAGFELNERGSITLETTLGRALFNEALPADYAFVDYEVGKKQLGQIVNDLAERYPKVQVANCLDALKDLGFHWATRSGVTVSIGDVETPPNKAELLAGYEDRASKIDRQYERGLITEDERRQELIEIWTDATSRLGAAMEANFSKTNPIYMMVHSGARGNMVQMRQIAAMRGLVVNPKGEIIARPIKSNFREGLSVLEYFISTHGGRKGQADTALRTADSGYLTRRLVDVSQDVIIREEDCGTERGLTKVIATQEGERLVADEHVETAVYARTLATDVLDADGTVLLPAGVDLGDVNIATLIGHGVKQVRVRSVLTCEAVTGTCAMCYGRSLATGKLVDVGEAVGIVAAQSIGEPGTQLTMRTFHTGGVAGDDITQGLPRVVELFEARQPKGKAPISEAAGRVAVEDADRSRKVVVTPDDGSEPTEFVVSRRSRLLVEDGDHVEVGQQLTAGTPDPQDVLRILGVRRVQEHLVDEVQSVYRTQGAPIHDKHIEIIIRQMLRRVTVIESGNSNLLTGDLVDRRAYEAANRQVVSEGGTPASGRPVLMGITKASLATESWLSAASFQETTKVLTDAAINGKSDSLVGLKENVILGKLIPAGTGLDRYRNIRVEPTEEAKAQAYSMVGYDTFDYDFGQGSGAAVPLEEFDLGDYR, encoded by the coding sequence GTGCTCGATGTGAACTTCTTCGACGAGATCCGGATCGGCCTCGCCACCGCCGACGAGATCCGTCAGTGGTCGCACGGCGAGGTGAAGAAGCCCGAGACCATCAACTACCGCACGCTCAAGCCGGAGCGCGACGGTCTGTTCTGCGAGAAGATCTTCGGTCCCACGCGGGACTGGGAGTGCTACTGCGGCAAGTACAAGCGGGTCCGCTTCAAGGGCATCATCTGCGAGCGCTGCGGCGTCGAGGTGACCCGGAGCAAGGTCCGTCGCGAGCGCATGGGCCACATCGAGCTGGCCGCGCCCGTCACGCACATCTGGTACTTCAAGGGCGTCCCGTCGCGCCTGGGCTACCTGCTCGACATCGCCCCGAAGGACCTCGAGAAGGTCATCTACTTCGCGGCGTACATGATCACCTCGGTCGACGACGAGGCGCGCCACCGCGACCTGTCCTCGCTCGAGGCCCGGATCGACGTCGAGCGCAAGCAGCTCGAGGGCCGTCGGGACTCCGACATCGAGAACCGGATGAAGAAGCTCGAGGAGGACACCGCCGCGCTCGAGGCCGAGGGCGCCAAGTCCGACGCCAAGCGCAAGGTCCGCGAGGGCGCCGAGCGCGAGGTCAAGCAGCTGCGCGACCGTGCGCAGCGCGAGCTCGACCGCCTCGACGCGGTGTGGAGCCGGTTCAAGAACCTCAAGGTCCAGGACCTCGAAGGCGACGAGATCCTCTACCGCGAGATGAAGAACCGCTTCGGCAAGTACTTCGCCGGCTCCATGGGTGCCGACGCGATCCAGAAGCGGCTCGACACCTTCGACCTCGAGGCCGAGGCCACCGAGCTCAAGGACACGATCGTCACCGGCAAGGGCCAGCGCAAGACGCGCGCCCTCAAGCGGCTCAAGGTCGTCTCCGCGTTCCTCTCCACGAAGAACAGCCCGACGTGCATGGTCCTGGACGCCGTCCCGGTCATCCCGCCGGACCTGCGTCCGATGGTGCAGCTCGACGGTGGCCGCTTCGCGACCTCCGACCTGAACGACCTGTACCGCCGCGTCATCAACCGCAACAACCGCCTGAAGCGGCTGCTCGACCTCGGTGCGCCCGAGATCATCGTCAACAACGAGAAGCGGATGCTCCAGGAGGCCGTCGACTCGCTGTTCGACAACGGCCGTCGTGGCCGTCCGGTCACCGGCCCGGGCAACCGGCCGCTGAAGTCGATCTCGGACATGCTCAAGGGCAAGCAGGGCCGGTTCCGCCAGAACCTGCTCGGCAAGCGCGTCGACTACTCCGGCCGTTCGGTCATCGTGGTCGGCCCGCAGCTCAAGCTGCACCAGTGCGGCCTGCCCAAGGCGATGGCGCTCGAGCTGTTCAAGCCGTTCGTCATGAAGCGCCTCGACGACCTCAACCACGCGCAGAACATCAAGTCCGCCAAGCGCATGGTCGAGCGCCAGCGTCCCGTCGTCTGGGACGTGCTCGAGGAGGTCATCACCGAGCACCCGGTCCTGCTGAACCGGGCGCCCACGCTGCACCGCCTCGGCATCCAGGCCTTCGAGCCGCAGCTGATCGAGGGCAAGGCCATCCAGATCCACCCGCTCGTCTGCACCGCGTTCAACGCGGACTTCGACGGTGACCAGATGGCCGTGCACCTGCCGCTGTCGGCGGAGGCGCAGGCCGAGGCCCGCATCCTCATGCTGTCGACCAACAACATCCTCAAGCCGGCCGACGGCCGGCCGGTCACCATGCCCACCCAGGACATGATCATCGGGATGTACTACCTGACGATGCAGAACGACGGCGTCGCCGGGGAGGGTCGTGCGTTCGGCTCGGTGTCGGAGGCGCTCATGGCCTTCGACCGCGGCGAGCTGAGCGTCCAGGCGAAGATCAAGCTGCGCCTCGAGGGCATCCGTCCGCCGGCCGGCTTCGAGCTCAACGAGCGCGGTTCGATCACGCTCGAGACGACGCTGGGTCGCGCGCTGTTCAACGAGGCGCTGCCGGCCGACTACGCCTTCGTGGACTACGAGGTGGGCAAGAAGCAGCTCGGCCAGATCGTCAACGACCTGGCGGAGCGCTACCCCAAGGTCCAGGTCGCCAACTGCCTCGACGCGCTCAAGGACCTCGGGTTCCACTGGGCCACGCGCTCGGGCGTCACCGTCTCCATCGGCGACGTCGAGACCCCGCCCAACAAGGCGGAGCTCCTGGCCGGCTACGAGGACCGGGCGAGCAAGATCGACCGGCAGTACGAGCGCGGTCTGATCACCGAGGACGAGCGTCGCCAGGAGCTCATCGAGATCTGGACCGACGCGACCTCGCGGCTCGGCGCGGCGATGGAGGCCAACTTCTCCAAGACCAACCCGATCTACATGATGGTCCACTCCGGTGCCCGCGGGAACATGGTGCAGATGCGCCAGATCGCCGCCATGCGTGGCCTCGTGGTGAACCCGAAGGGCGAGATCATCGCCCGCCCGATCAAGTCGAACTTCCGTGAGGGCCTCTCGGTCCTGGAGTACTTCATCTCCACCCACGGTGGTCGCAAGGGTCAGGCGGACACCGCCCTCCGCACGGCCGACTCCGGCTACCTGACGCGTCGTCTGGTGGACGTGAGCCAGGACGTCATCATCCGCGAGGAGGACTGCGGGACCGAGCGCGGCCTGACCAAGGTCATCGCCACGCAGGAGGGCGAGCGCCTGGTCGCCGACGAGCACGTCGAGACCGCGGTGTACGCCCGCACGCTCGCCACCGACGTCCTCGACGCCGACGGCACCGTGCTGCTGCCGGCCGGGGTCGACCTGGGTGACGTGAACATCGCCACCCTGATCGGGCACGGGGTCAAGCAGGTGCGGGTGCGCAGCGTCCTGACCTGCGAGGCCGTGACCGGCACGTGCGCCATGTGCTACGGCCGCTCCCTGGCGACGGGCAAGCTCGTCGACGTGGGCGAGGCCGTCGGCATCGTCGCCGCGCAGTCGATCGGCGAGCCCGGCACCCAGCTCACGATGCGCACCTTCCACACCGGTGGTGTGGCCGGTGACGACATCACGCAGGGTCTGCCGCGTGTCGTCGAGCTCTTCGAGGCCCGCCAGCCCAAGGGCAAGGCGCCGATCTCGGAGGCCGCCGGTCGCGTGGCCGTCGAGGACGCCGACCGCTCGCGCAAGGTCGTCGTCACCCCCGACGACGGCTCCGAGCCGACCGAGTTCGTCGTCAGCCGCCGCTCGCGGCTGCTCGTCGAGGACGGCGACCACGTCGAGGTGGGCCAGCAGCTCACCGCCGGCACGCCAGACCCGCAGGACGTCCTGCGGATCCTCGGTGTGCGCCGGGTCCAGGAGCACCTGGTCGACGAGGTGCAGTCGGTCTACCGGACGCAGGGTGCGCCGATCCACGACAAGCACATCGAGATCATCATCCGGCAGATGCTGCGCCGGGTGACGGTGATCGAGTCGGGGAACTCCAACCTGCTCACCGGTGACCTGGTCGACCGGCGCGCCTACGAAGCCGCCAACCGCCAGGTCGTGTCCGAGGGCGGCACCCCCGCCTCCGGCCGTCCGGTGCTCATGGGGATCACGAAGGCCTCGCTGGCCACCGAGTCGTGGCTCTCGGCCGCCTCCTTCCAGGAGACGACCAAGGTCCTCACCGACGCGGCGATCAACGGCAAGTCCGACAGCCTCGTCGGCCTGAAGGAGAACGTCATCCTCGGCAAGCTGATCCCGGCCGGCACCGGCCTGGACCGCTACCGCAACATCCGGGTCGAGCCGACGGAGGAGGCGAAGGCGCAGGCGTACTCGATGGTCGGGTACGACACCTTCGACTACGACTTCGGCCAGGGTTCGGGTGCCGCGGTGCCGCTCGAGGAGTTCGACCTGGGCGACTACCGCTAG
- the rpoB gene encoding DNA-directed RNA polymerase subunit beta: MAASRTASKNINPVISTTGRISFAKIAEPMEVPDLLDLQVDAFDWLVGNADWRERVDAALAEGKTDVNTKSGLEEIFEEISPIEDFSGTMSLSFRDHRFEPPKNSVDECKERDVTYAAPLFVTAEFMNNETGEIKSQTVFMGDFPLMTDKGTFVINGTERVVVSQLVRSPGVYFEQTTDKTSDKDIFTCKMIPSRGAWLEFEIDKRDMVGVRLDRKRKQNVTVLLKALGWTDAQILEEFGEYESMRLTLEKDHVTTQDEALLDIYRKLRPGEPPTREAAQALLENYYFNPKRYDLAKVGRYKINKKLGLDAPFDQQVLRTEDIVAAIRFIVALHEGKEMLDSPRGDLLVEEDDIDHFGNRRLRTVGELIQNQLRTGLGRMERVVRDRMTTQDVEAITPQTLINIRPVVAALKEFFGTSQLSQFMDQTNPVAGLTHKRRLNALGPGGLSRDRAGMEVRDVHPSHYGRMCPIETPEGPNIGLIGSLASFARVNAFGFVETPYRKVVEGQVTDQIDYLTADVEDRYTIAQANAALTEDGHFAEERVLARRRKADPDTVPANDIQYMDVSPRQMVSVATAMIPFLEHDDASRALMGANMQRQAVPLLRSEAPFVGTGMEYRGAVDAGDVTTAKKAGVVTSVSADLVEVAEDEGSYTTYRLSKFKRSNQGTCINQRPLVSEGQRVEKGSPLADGPCTDGAEMALGRNMLVAFMPWEGHNYEDAIILSQRVVQEDMLTSIHIEEHEVDARDTKLGAEEITRDIPNVSEEMLADLDERGIIRIGAEVSTGDILVGKVTPKGETELTPEERLLRAIFGEKAREVRDTSLKVPHGESGTVIGVRVFDRDSDDELAPGVNQLVRVYVAQKRKVQDGDKLAGRHGNKGVISKILPVEDMPFLEDGTPVDIVLNPLGVPSRMNVGQVLETHLGWLGKTGWDLEGVEGEWAARLRDVGVGHVEANSRLATPVFDGATEEEITGLLSQTLPTRDGDRLVNGDGKAHLFDGRSGEPFPDPVGVGYIYMLKLHHLVDDKIHARSTGPYSMITQQPLGGKAQFGGQRFGEMEVWALEAYGAAWALQELLTIKSDDVPGRVKVYEAIVKGENIPEPGIPESFKVLVKEMKSLCLNVEVLSSDGTEVELRDSEDDYRSSEDFGIDLSRRPGEGFGAVEEV, translated from the coding sequence TTGGCCGCCTCGCGCACCGCCTCGAAGAACATCAACCCGGTCATCTCGACCACCGGCCGGATCTCGTTCGCGAAGATCGCCGAACCCATGGAAGTCCCCGACCTGCTGGACCTGCAGGTCGACGCGTTCGACTGGCTGGTCGGCAACGCCGACTGGCGCGAGCGGGTTGACGCCGCCCTGGCCGAGGGCAAGACCGACGTGAACACCAAGTCCGGGCTGGAGGAGATCTTCGAGGAGATCTCCCCGATCGAGGACTTCAGCGGCACCATGTCGCTGTCCTTCCGCGACCACCGCTTCGAGCCCCCGAAGAACTCGGTCGACGAGTGCAAGGAGCGCGACGTCACGTACGCCGCCCCGCTCTTCGTCACCGCCGAGTTCATGAACAACGAGACCGGCGAGATCAAGAGCCAGACGGTCTTCATGGGCGACTTCCCGCTCATGACCGACAAGGGCACCTTCGTCATCAACGGCACCGAGCGCGTCGTGGTCTCCCAGCTCGTCCGCTCGCCGGGCGTCTACTTCGAGCAGACCACCGACAAGACCTCGGACAAGGACATCTTCACCTGCAAGATGATCCCGAGCCGCGGCGCCTGGCTCGAGTTCGAGATCGACAAGCGCGACATGGTCGGCGTCCGCCTCGACCGCAAGCGCAAGCAGAACGTCACCGTCCTGCTCAAGGCGCTCGGCTGGACCGACGCGCAGATCCTCGAGGAGTTCGGCGAGTACGAGTCCATGCGGCTCACCCTCGAGAAGGACCACGTCACCACCCAGGACGAGGCGCTCCTCGACATCTACCGCAAGCTGCGCCCGGGCGAGCCGCCGACGCGCGAGGCCGCGCAGGCGCTGCTGGAGAACTACTACTTCAACCCGAAGCGCTACGACCTCGCCAAGGTCGGCCGGTACAAGATCAACAAGAAGCTCGGCCTGGACGCGCCCTTCGACCAGCAGGTGCTGCGGACCGAGGACATCGTCGCCGCCATCCGCTTCATCGTGGCGCTGCACGAGGGCAAGGAGATGCTCGACTCCCCGCGCGGCGACCTGCTGGTGGAGGAGGACGACATCGACCACTTCGGCAACCGTCGCCTCCGCACCGTCGGCGAGCTCATCCAGAACCAGCTTCGCACCGGCCTCGGCCGCATGGAGCGCGTGGTGCGCGACCGGATGACGACCCAGGACGTCGAGGCGATCACGCCGCAGACCCTGATCAACATCCGCCCGGTCGTCGCGGCGCTGAAGGAGTTCTTCGGCACCTCGCAGCTGAGCCAGTTCATGGACCAGACCAACCCGGTCGCCGGCCTGACGCACAAGCGGCGTCTGAACGCCCTCGGCCCGGGTGGTCTGTCGCGCGACCGCGCCGGCATGGAGGTCCGTGACGTCCACCCGTCGCACTACGGCCGCATGTGCCCGATCGAGACGCCCGAGGGCCCGAACATCGGCCTCATCGGCTCGCTCGCGTCCTTCGCGCGGGTCAACGCGTTCGGGTTCGTCGAGACGCCCTACCGCAAGGTCGTCGAGGGTCAGGTCACCGACCAGATCGACTACCTGACCGCCGACGTCGAGGACCGCTACACGATCGCCCAGGCGAACGCCGCCCTCACCGAGGACGGGCACTTCGCCGAGGAGCGCGTCCTCGCCCGCCGCCGCAAGGCCGACCCGGACACCGTGCCGGCCAACGACATCCAGTACATGGACGTCTCGCCGCGCCAGATGGTGTCGGTCGCCACCGCGATGATCCCGTTCCTCGAGCACGACGACGCGTCGCGTGCCCTGATGGGCGCGAACATGCAGCGCCAGGCCGTGCCGCTGCTCCGCTCCGAGGCCCCCTTCGTGGGCACCGGCATGGAGTACCGCGGGGCCGTCGACGCCGGTGACGTCACCACCGCCAAGAAGGCCGGCGTCGTCACCTCGGTGTCGGCCGACCTGGTCGAGGTCGCCGAGGACGAGGGCAGCTACACCACGTACCGCCTGAGCAAGTTCAAGCGGTCCAACCAGGGCACCTGCATCAACCAGCGTCCGCTGGTGAGCGAGGGCCAGCGCGTCGAGAAGGGTTCGCCGCTCGCCGACGGGCCCTGCACCGACGGCGCGGAGATGGCGCTCGGGCGCAACATGCTCGTGGCGTTCATGCCGTGGGAGGGCCACAACTACGAGGACGCGATCATCCTCAGCCAGCGTGTCGTGCAGGAGGACATGCTGACCTCGATCCACATCGAGGAGCACGAGGTCGACGCGCGCGACACCAAGCTGGGGGCGGAGGAGATCACCCGCGACATCCCCAACGTCAGCGAGGAGATGCTCGCCGACCTCGACGAGCGCGGCATCATCCGCATCGGTGCCGAGGTCTCGACCGGCGACATCCTCGTCGGCAAGGTCACGCCCAAGGGTGAGACCGAGCTGACGCCGGAGGAGCGGCTGCTCCGCGCGATCTTCGGCGAGAAGGCGCGCGAGGTCCGCGACACCTCCCTCAAGGTGCCCCACGGCGAGTCCGGCACCGTCATCGGCGTCCGGGTCTTCGACCGCGACTCCGACGACGAGCTGGCCCCCGGGGTCAACCAGCTGGTCCGGGTGTACGTCGCCCAGAAGCGCAAGGTGCAGGACGGCGACAAGCTCGCCGGCCGTCACGGCAACAAGGGCGTCATCTCCAAGATCCTGCCCGTCGAGGACATGCCGTTCCTCGAGGACGGGACGCCGGTCGACATCGTGCTCAACCCGCTCGGCGTGCCGAGCCGGATGAACGTCGGCCAGGTCCTCGAGACCCACCTCGGCTGGCTCGGCAAGACCGGCTGGGACCTCGAGGGCGTCGAGGGCGAGTGGGCGGCGCGCCTGCGCGACGTCGGCGTCGGCCACGTGGAGGCCAACTCGCGTCTCGCGACGCCGGTCTTCGACGGCGCGACGGAGGAGGAGATCACCGGTCTGCTCTCCCAGACGCTGCCGACCCGCGACGGCGACCGCCTCGTGAACGGCGACGGCAAGGCGCACCTGTTCGACGGTCGCTCCGGGGAGCCCTTCCCCGACCCGGTCGGCGTGGGCTATATCTACATGCTCAAGCTCCACCACCTGGTCGACGACAAGATCCACGCGCGCTCGACCGGCCCGTACTCGATGATCACGCAGCAGCCGCTGGGTGGTAAGGCGCAGTTCGGTGGCCAGCGGTTCGGCGAGATGGAGGTCTGGGCCCTCGAGGCGTACGGCGCGGCCTGGGCCCTGCAGGAGCTGCTCACCATCAAGTCCGACGACGTGCCGGGCCGCGTGAAGGTGTACGAGGCCATCGTCAAGGGCGAGAACATCCCCGAGCCCGGGATCCCGGAGTCCTTCAAGGTGCTGGTGAAGGAGATGAAGTCCCTCTGCCTGAACGTGGAGGTGCTCTCCTCCGACGGCACCGAGGTCGAGCTCCGCGACTCCGAGGACGACTACCGCAGCAGCGAGGACTTCGGCATCGACCTGTCCCGCCGCCCGGGTGAGGGCTTCGGGGCCGTCGAAGAAGTCTGA
- the rplL gene encoding 50S ribosomal protein L7/L12 codes for MAKLSTAELLDAFKELTLIELSEFVKEFETTFGVTAAAPVAVAAAPAAGGGDGAAAEEEASDEVDVILESAGDKKIQVIKEVRTLTSLGLKEAKDLVEAAPKAVLEKVNKETADKAKAALEAAGAKVSYK; via the coding sequence ATGGCGAAGCTCAGCACCGCCGAGCTCCTCGACGCGTTCAAGGAGCTCACCCTCATCGAGCTCAGCGAGTTCGTGAAGGAGTTCGAGACCACGTTCGGCGTCACCGCCGCCGCTCCGGTCGCCGTCGCGGCGGCCCCGGCCGCCGGTGGCGGCGACGGCGCCGCTGCCGAGGAGGAGGCCTCCGACGAGGTCGACGTCATCCTCGAGTCGGCCGGCGACAAGAAGATCCAGGTCATCAAGGAGGTGCGCACCCTCACCAGCCTCGGTCTCAAGGAGGCCAAGGACCTGGTCGAGGCCGCGCCGAAGGCCGTCCTGGAGAAGGTCAACAAGGAGACCGCCGACAAGGCGAAGGCCGCCCTCGAGGCTGCCGGCGCCAAGGTCTCCTACAAGTGA
- the rplJ gene encoding 50S ribosomal protein L10 gives MARPDKAAAVAELTQKFQGSQGAVLTEYRGLTVKALKDLRRSLGDDATYAVSKNTLTTIAARNAGVPGVEEHLSGPTAIAFIEGDAVAVAKGLRDFARANPLLIIKGGVLDGKSMTSDEFRKLADLESREVLLAKVAGGMQGVLQQAIGLVSAPLSQAARLLAALEQAATENPAVIAGAGTPAASTDQEPDTTGPVSDETDSAAAAAPQAEDSAETAAPAADNN, from the coding sequence ATGGCGAGGCCGGACAAGGCAGCCGCGGTCGCTGAGCTCACCCAGAAGTTCCAGGGCTCGCAGGGCGCCGTGCTGACCGAGTACCGCGGACTCACCGTGAAGGCGCTGAAGGACCTGCGCCGTTCGCTCGGTGACGACGCCACCTACGCCGTGTCGAAGAACACGCTCACCACGATCGCCGCCCGCAACGCCGGAGTCCCCGGCGTCGAGGAGCACCTCAGCGGGCCCACGGCGATCGCCTTCATCGAGGGCGACGCCGTCGCCGTCGCGAAGGGGCTGCGTGACTTCGCGCGGGCCAACCCGCTCCTGATCATCAAGGGTGGCGTCCTGGACGGAAAGTCCATGACGTCCGACGAGTTCCGCAAGCTGGCCGACCTGGAGTCCCGCGAGGTCCTCCTGGCCAAGGTCGCCGGTGGCATGCAGGGCGTCCTGCAGCAGGCCATCGGTCTCGTCTCCGCCCCGCTCTCCCAGGCCGCCCGACTGCTGGCGGCGCTGGAGCAGGCCGCCACCGAGAACCCGGCGGTCATCGCCGGGGCCGGGACGCCCGCCGCGAGCACCGACCAGGAGCCCGACACCACCGGTCCCGTCTCTGACGAGACCGACTCCGCAGCAGCCGCTGCACCCCAGGCGGAGGACTCCGCCGAGACGGCAGCTCCTGCTGCGGACAACAACTAA
- a CDS encoding C40 family peptidase, translating into MKVQSSRIATGLVALAMSVGLLAGTAPAASADDPAPAPSAAVITGTAAPAAAPATTTAKASTAKASTAKKAAAKKKKAKTRGDKALAYAKKQLGDKYKYGAAGPNRWDCSGLTMKAWGSAGKKLPHSAKGQSTKGKKVKKSQLRKGDLVFFYSGTSHVGIYAGDGKVIHAPKPGSKVSYIKMKYMPFKTARRPG; encoded by the coding sequence GTGAAGGTTCAGTCTTCCCGCATCGCGACCGGCCTGGTCGCGCTGGCGATGTCCGTCGGCCTCCTGGCCGGTACCGCCCCCGCCGCGTCGGCGGACGACCCGGCCCCGGCGCCCAGCGCCGCCGTCATCACCGGCACCGCCGCACCGGCCGCCGCCCCGGCGACGACGACGGCCAAGGCGTCCACGGCCAAGGCGTCGACGGCGAAGAAGGCAGCCGCCAAGAAGAAGAAGGCGAAGACCCGCGGCGACAAGGCCCTGGCGTACGCGAAGAAGCAGCTCGGCGACAAGTACAAGTACGGCGCCGCCGGGCCCAACCGCTGGGACTGCTCGGGCCTGACCATGAAGGCCTGGGGCTCGGCGGGCAAGAAGCTGCCCCACAGCGCGAAGGGGCAGTCCACGAAGGGCAAGAAGGTCAAGAAGTCGCAGCTCCGCAAGGGCGACCTCGTCTTCTTCTACTCCGGCACCTCCCACGTCGGCATCTACGCCGGCGACGGCAAGGTCATCCACGCGCCGAAGCCCGGCTCGAAGGTGAGCTACATCAAGATGAAGTACATGCCGTTCAAGACCGCCCGCCGACCCGGCTGA